The sequence below is a genomic window from Lodderomyces elongisporus chromosome 2, complete sequence.
ctaaaaaaaatagatgGTTAGTAAATTGAAATAACAATATtaatttccaaaaaaaaggaaatagaaGATAAACAATCAGTCGATTGAAACGGTGTAAAAGATTGGATAATGATGTGAGCTCGATTACTTGCACTTCaatgcaaaaacaataaaatcaTTCAAAACTTATATTTCTCAACATTCGAATATGGTTTCCACTGAATTAGATCTTGAAATATCTGAATTTAACAAATcgtattgaaaaaaaaagaatccTCAAACCTCCTTTCTTGAACACTTTAATGTAACGCAACATTCTCCTAACAACTGTATGTTGGATAAACTAATCTTGCTCCAAATAAATGATTTTCGATATATTGAATCGTTATTGtatctatttttttcacccactcatcttcctccttgtattttgcttcttatgattttttttttttcaaaaaacaaactcaGGATGAGCGCTTTATCGTTCTTCAATAGTCCACCGCATTCTTCTCATGATCTTTACTTCCAAATTGGCGGTAATATCATACCTTGACTGATCTTGGCCATCTTTGCTGTGTATATGAGTGCTAGTTGTCAAGTATTAAGACCTTCTGGTAATGAaaatttgtatattttttccATACACAAACTGTGattgagtgagtgagtgagtgagtgagtgagtgagtgtgaGCGAGTGTGAGCGAGTGTGAGTGAGTGTGCGCACTAGGTCGTACATAGAGGTTGTATTCTCAATACTCTCAGTAGTGCGATGATTACATAAGGGATTACACACTCACTGTATGTATACTAGGaaactttttttccaatgtTAAAAAAGCCCTAAACGCATACACGTGATTacatcattttttttgtcttttctgttctctttccttttctcttttaacATCGATTAGAGGCTTTTCTATTCATAATGAGAATGAGGTGAGAGTGTATGATAATAGACACCAAGAAGAATTGTTTGGATGAAAACAAGTTTTGTAAACTTACCAATCTTCACCACCCATACTTAAATTcagttttctttattatcTTGTAATACTTACCAATTCTACCAAAAAATAACATACTGATAACCTCCCTTTTAGagcttatttttttaatttccttttctccttgtcctttcttctttttttgcttttttcttcttccactCTCATTATAAATACATATCTAATCCTAtcaattttcttgttgCGTGTGTACATattgtaaagaaaaaaaaaacataggCAGACAGATGCACAGACAGATGCACACAATTTGATCTCTTTTTGTATTAGGTTACAATTCGTGTATATGGTCTACATCTTAAGTAAACTTGAAGGCGTAGCATCATGAATCTTTTGCActtcaattgcaaaaagaaaacaacaaaacagatATCATGTGCTACTGAATTGTACACGTTCATGACATATTCATGACCCGTTTATTGTGATCCTTGATGGTTCTGTGAAATATTCattagcaaaaaaaataaaattaaaaaagagacaTATTGTCGCCCCAcatttcaaaacaaaaaaaataacctGGATAAGAATCGCAACCCCCTAAGGATCGCTtacattcttttatttctttattttaattttattttttttccaatatatatatatacacacatatatatatatgaataaGTGTTATATTTTTCTCCCTTGAATGTATTGATTGCTCCGAAACTCCATTTTATCCGAACTCAGTTgtcaaaagaataaaaaatacagGTAAAACCACCATTGCAGCAAAATTCACATCTTTGTATTTATCTGTCCTTTTTCcatctttgtttttacaATCACTtataaataattttttctctctccaCTTTCCTCCCTCCCCCTCTCCTCCCTCACTTAGTTTTACAAAAGCAATTGACtaatataaataaacatACTATGAGCTCATTGACAAAAGGTTTCAAAACTCTATCAGCAAAAGCTGCCGCACAGCTTGACCAGGACTTAATGTCTGTTGGTGCCTTTTCAATAGACCAATTGATGGAATTAGCAGGTTTGGCAGTTGCAAAGGCAGTATATAGAGAATACCCGCCATCAGATTCATCAAATTCCTCAAATTCGTCGACGTCACCAGCACAGAAAATCTTGGTCTTAGTTGGACCTGGAAATAATGGAGGTGATGGTTTGGTTGCTGCTAGACATTTAAAGACTTGGGGTGCATATGAACCAGTCATTTATTACCCCAAGAAATCAACACATAATCAATTATATGCAAACTTGGTGAAGCAGTTGGAGAATCTAAACGTTCAGGAAATTACCACACTAGACGAAATCAAAAGTTTACTAAGCCATAGAGGTGAAGTTGGAGTGATATTAGATGCATTATTTGGTTTCTCATTCAAACCACCAATCAGAGATCCGTTCAAGGACTTCATTTCATATCTTTCACAAAACCACGATACAATACCCCCAATAGTGTCTGTTGATATTCCCTCGGGTTGGGACGTGGATGAAGGTGCGACCGACGTTGATATAAACGCCAGCATGCTTGTGAGCTTGAGTGCACCAAAACCATGTGCAGAAAGATTTGTCAACTCTGGTGAGAACAAGAAACATTATTTGGGCGGTAGGTTTATTAGTCACAAGATTGCAAAGAAATACGGGATTGAAGacattttggaaaagtacAAAGGCGATGAGCTAATCACCAAATTGTaaaacaagatgagttGAATCCAAACAGAGTGAACTGGTGAAATGAAGTGAAAGAATTcagtaaaacaaaaaaaaaaacacaaaaaaaggaaaaaaaatacaacaaataaatgaaaaaataaataattggGTTGGTTTATTGAAggttttaaaaaatttaaaagttTAAAAGTTAGGTCATGatagattaaaaaaaaaaagtaagatTGCTGAAGAAGAACCTTTACTATATATTAATAATGTCAACGTACGTTACGGCATCGACTAATAAACGATTTTATGGCGCGAGTAAATTCAATCTGTCTTTGTGGATGGTTTATCGGACACTCTTTTCTCGTTGCGTACGGATCTGTTATTACTCTATGAGGTTTTCGTCCAACATCTTTACTATGTAAAGGACTGGAAACTACTCTGGGAAATTTGCTCTCTCTATAAAAGATAGGAGAATCCAAACAAAAATCATGTGGCCCTTTTTTAAGCTCGGTTATTTGGGTTTCATGTTTACTCAGttgatttatttcttcAGTAGTAGTCTCTACGCGAGCAGGGAAAGTTTTCAGCTCCAAAAACATTgggtttctttgttctcgAATTTTCGGAACATTTAGACCTCCATGAGTATTTAACTCGGGCTTGCTGGTTGGCAAGGTGGTAAAATTCCTTTCATCAGACGCAGGAATAataacaccaccaacactaTTGCCAATGCCAACATAATCATAATCATAAGTATCATAATCATAAtcataatcatcatcaccactaTACTTAACGTCAACATCTTTAACAATAACTTTGTCATTTGCAAATAAGCTATCAATATTACTCTCTAATGAGTCGCGTAATGAATACAGGGATATTGTGTTCTCTGCCATCTCGTGGAGATCTTCAAgtattgaagatgaaggcAACGACGAAAACGACACAGAAGAAGATAATGTTGGCACTTTTGCAACGGCTCGTGAATGATGCACAGAAAGTGCAGAGTCCATTTCTGGGATTCTGATAGTCTTCTCTAAACAAGCACTTGAACAACAAGGTTTTTGAAGATCCAGATCCacatcaaaaacaattgcaTGTTTCTGTAAATTTCGTTGCTTTGGAGCTTGCGGCAACGCCTTCTGCCTCCAATTGGTATACAGCTGCGGCGGTGCACTTACTACTCTTTCCCGTCTTTCCAATCTTTCCCATCTTCTCCCACACCCCCCACTTCTTCCACTTCcgtctcttttttctccttttcgtCTTGTTTCTCTCTCCATATTCTGTTCACGAAGTCGAAAGATCATATCTCTTTCGGATATTCGCGATGCACGCAATATCAGTGGCATGTCATCGATTTCGAAAAGTCCAGGTGTATACGTGTCGACAGCTAGATGTAAATCATCATTGTAATGCAAAGCTGGTATAGCTGGTGGTAGGTCTGTACAAGAGAGTACTTGTTTTCCACGCATATTGTTTATGGCTGTTTCCGACaaagtttttaaaaagTATTGTTTGATAGGTTTTGCCTATGAATATTGTTCCGAAAATCGTTGGGTTGAATATAAATATGAGTATTTCtataagtttttttttttcgataTCATATAAATGCATAATGAATTGGTCTATGGCTCAAACTTTGGTCCTTTGTAGATCcttttatatatgtagACACATATACCAGTATCAAGATGCCACGAGGAGACAAAGAAGGTTGTTTAATGTTTTTCCCCGCCAGACCCATCGGTGACATGCAAATGAATACATAAATTAAGTGTATAAAGATTTTAAAGATTGAAAGAAGATTAGTTCAATGGTGCATAATGTATTGTTTATCACCTACAAAGGGCTTGCAAAACGAAATAGTAAGTCCAAAAGAACATATAAAGTTGGCTCTTATTTGCAGATCTGGGCTTTCACCTTTGTATCTATCTAATTTGACAATACCAATGGCTGGCTTATCTCTCCATTTTCTGCTGCAGGAAGGGCCCTCCTTACAAAAATATGCGAACTAATGAGCCAAATATA
It includes:
- a CDS encoding uncharacterized protein (BUSCO:EOG09264GQZ); this translates as MSSLTKGFKTLSAKAAAQLDQDLMSVGAFSIDQLMELAGLAVAKAVYREYPPSDSSNSSNSSTSPAQKILVLVGPGNNGGDGLVAARHLKTWGAYEPVIYYPKKSTHNQLYANLVKQLENLNVQEITTLDEIKSLLSHRGEVGVILDALFGFSFKPPIRDPFKDFISYLSQNHDTIPPIVSVDIPSGWDVDEGATDVDINASMLVSLSAPKPCAERFVNSGENKKHYLGGRFISHKIAKKYGIEDILEKYKGDELITKL